The DNA window CCCACCTAcctcctcctctctgtgccccccaggctgCTGGTGGGGGCCCCCCGAGATGCAGAGCCTGTGAACGGGACACGGACGGGCGCTGTCTACGCCTGTCCCCTCACCGCCTCCACCCGCGACTGCCAGCGCCTCGACATCGAGCTGAAGGGTATGTGAGCGCTCCAGGGCACCCCAAAACCCCTCTGGGAATGGGGGGTCCCACTCTCACACTGTCTCTTCACCCCTAGATGAACCGGACAAGGCCATCATCGATGACATGTGGCTGGGGGTGACGGTGGCCAGCCAGCGACAGCCGGCGGGGAGGGTGCTGGTGAGTCCCTGGGCACCCTGgttgtgcacacacacaccccaacacACCCTGattgtgcacacacacaccccaacacACCCTGattgtgcacacacacaccccaacacACCCTGattgtgcacacacacaccccaacacACCCTGattgtgcacacacacaccccccaacACACCCTGattgtgcacacacacaccccccaacACACCCTGattgtgcacacacacaccccccaacACACCCTGAttgtgcacacacaccccccaacACACCCTGattgtgcacacacacacaccccaacacACCCTGattgtgcacacacacaccccaacacACCCTGattgtgcacacacacaccccccaacACCCCATCACACCCtggttctgtgcacacacacacacaccccagttCTGTGCGCACACGCCCCCCTCAACACACTCtggttctgtgcacacacacaaacacacccctCAACACACCCTGATTCTgtgaacacacagacacacacacaccccagttctgtgcacacacacgcCCCAATACACTCTGGGTCTGTGGGCACGCATACCTtggttctgtgcacacacacacatacacacacacctaCCCtggttctgtgcacacacacacacacatgcacacacacctACCTTGGTTCTGTGCACATACACACCTACACACACACCTACCCTGGTTCTGTGCAcatacacacgcacacacacacacacacacacacacacacacagaggttctgggcatgcacacacacatgccctGGTTTTGTGCACACAACCTGTTTctttgtgcacacacacacatacacactggTTCTTGGCACCCACACCCTGGTTctgtacacacatacacacacactggtGCTTTGCACACACTCtggttctgtgcacacacacacacacacatgctggttctttgcacacacacacaccctgattctgtgcacacacacatacacgcTTGTCCTTTGCACACACACCCtggttctgtgcacacacacatatgcactggttctgtgcacacacacacacacatatgcactGGTTCTTTGCACACACACCCTGGttctgtacacacacacatatgcactGGTTCTTtgcacacacaccccctgcccctcccttcAGGGGTGCTGAGCAGTGCCCGCTGTCCCGGCAGGCCTGTGCCCACCGCTACACCAAGGTGCTGTGGTCGGGCAGCGAGGACCAGCGGCGCATGGTGGGCCGGTGCTACGTGCGGGGCAACGACCTGCGCCTCGACCTGAGTGACGAGTGGCAGACGTACCACCATGAGATGTGCAACGCCAACACCGACACCGACGAGACCGGCATGTGCCAGATGGGCACCAGCGCCGGCTTCACCGCCAACATCATCTACTTTGGGGCACCCGGCGCCTACAACTGGCAGGGTGAGTGtagctggggagggcaggggggtaCCCCCTCTCCCTGGGGTGCCCAGACCACTGTGGGCACCCACcatcttctgtattttctgaggTTCCATCTACTGTCCCATTCTTAGCATTAGGACACAAAGGAGAGAGGTCCCCATGCAGAAAGTAGGAGTCAACACTTGAGTGAGTTAAAGGTCCAGAACATTCAATTTTGTTCAGTTTAGGGaggatatttttcagtttttgaagACTGAGGAGGTTTTAGAAACATGGTACATAACATCCAGAAGACCAACAGTATCAGACTTTGGTTTGGACACAGAACTTATTCTTAGCTGAGGAATTTTTAATTGTACAGTAGGACTCGAAGTTTCATATTGtggattttcacttttttctttaaactgagTGACCATTCTCTGTACAGTTAACTGGTGGAGGTAACTGGAAGCTGTTGGGAATTTTAATTCTGAGGTTTCAAGTAGACTGAGTTTACTTACCCCCATGGGCACCTCCTTACCTGGGATGCCCATACACCTGTGGGCATCCCCTTCCCCATGGAAGCCCCTTACCCTCAGTGTCTGTACCCCCATGGGCACCCCCTTCCTCATGGTGCCTGTACCCTCTTGAGGACCCCAGTGGGCACCCCGTGGGCACCCTGTGCACATGGATGTGTGTGTACACGCCCACACGTGTGGCCACACATGTCCTCGTGTTCAAGGGGAGCAGTGCCAAGGCTCACCCCCCTTCCTGTTGCAGGGACTGATTACATGCTGCAGCGGGAGATGTGGGACCTGCATGACTTCTCCTACCCCAACAAGAGGAATGGCAACATTTACATaggtggggcagcagggcagtgggggCCTCCctgggggtgggtttggggtgaAGAGAAGGTTTGGGGGGGGGTGGATTCAGGGGGAATGTTGGGGGAAGATGTTAAAGGAGCGGGGGGTTTAGGGAGGCTTAGAGATGCCCCAAGGGTGGTGGGAGTGGGGTGCAGTGGTGACGTTGGGATGACACTGAGGTGTTCAGGAGGCTGGAGGGGTCAGAGAGGAGGAATATGGACAGGAGGGATTGGGGGCAAGGAGGAGATTTGGGGTGTGTGGTTTTAGGGATTACATTGGGAGCGGATGTTAAAGTTGCAGGGGGATAAGAGACTTAGGGATGGTGTGAGTGGGCTGCAGTGGTGACAACACCGTGGTGACACCAGGGTGTtcagggggctggagggggcttGGGATGGGAGGACACGGTGTGTGGGGGTGTCAGGGGGTCCTTGCTGCCCCCCTGACTGTGGGGCTGGTGCAGGGTACACGGCAGAGGTGGGCAGCGcggtgctgcagcaggacacGGTGACCATGGTGACAGGAGCCCCCCGGTACAACCACACGGGTGCTGTGTACCTGCTGAGCCAcagcccccagcagagcctgcgCAGGAACCTCCTGCTCCCCGGCCCGCAGGTCGGCTCCTACTTCGGCAGCGCCATCGCCCTGGCAGACCTCAACAGCGATGGGTGAGGGCGGAGTTGGGACCTGCCAGCCCCCGGGGCATGGAGCTCACCCTGCCATCCTGCAGCtctcatgggcagggacccccaagCTCCTGGGGGTAGGGGTCTCACCTGGGGCATCCTGCAGCtcacatgggcagggaccccccagctcctgggggTAGGGGTCTCACCTGGGGCATCCTGCAGCtcacatgggcagggaccccccagctcctgggggTAGGGGGCTCACCTGGGACATCCTGCGTCTCCTGGGGTTGGAGATCTCACCTGAGGCATCCTGCAGCTCACATGGGCAGGAACCTCCCAGTTCCCAGGGGCAGGGTCTCACCTGGGCCATCCTGCAGCTCGCGTGGGCAGGGATCCCCCAGGTCCTGGGGGTAGGGGTCTCACCTGGGCCATCCTGCAGCtctcatgggcagggacccccaagCTCCTGGGGGTAGGGGTCTCACCTGGGGCATCCTGCATCtcacatgggcagggaccccccagctcctgggggTAGGGGTCTCACCTGGGGCATCCTGCAGCtcacatgggcagggaccccccagctcctgggggTAGGGGGCTCACCTGGGACATCCTGCATCTCCTGGGGTTGGAGATCTCACCTGAGGCATCCTGCAGCTCACATGGGCAGGAACCTCCCAGTTCCCAGGGGCAGGGTCTCACCTGGGCCATCCTGCAGCTCGCGTGGGCAGGGATCCCCCAGGTCCTGGGGGTAGAGGTCTCACCTGGgccatcctgcagctcccagagtttggggtctcacctggggcatcctgcagctcccaggactGGGAGACTCACCTAGGAGCATCCTGCAGCTCACCTGGGTCCTCTGTGGGTCATAGCATGCTGAGCACAGCTCTGGAGGTGGGGAGGCTTTTTTGGAAGTCCTATTTTTATGGCTCTGGAGGGGTCCCCACCACTTCAGGTGTGTCAAGGTGGGGTTGTGTCACAGCCCCTAGCACTGACCACCcccttgtccctgcaggtggCAGGACCTGGTGGTGGGGGCCCCCTACTACTTCGAGCGCAAGCAGGAGGTGGGGGGCGCGGTGTACGTGTACATGAACGAGGTGGGGGACTTCCAGCTGCACCCCAGCCTGATCCTCACCGGCCCCAGCTACTCCGGGTTTGGCTTTGCCGTGGCCAGCATTGGGGATGTCAACCAGGATGGATTCCAGGGTGAGGAGCTGGGGACTGCTTTTTGGGGGGAGCCATGGTGGGGAGTCTCTTCAGGCAAAAGGATCCCACTGGAGGGAGGGGGTGTGGGAGGTCTCTGGAGAGGTTTGAGGTgaagagatggagatggaggaaTGGTTTCAAGGAGGAAGGGGGTCTGGGTGAGAGGTGGGGGCTGTTTGAGGAGGTGTGgggtgctgaccctgctctTCTCCCCGCAGATATTGCTGTGGGAGCTCCTTTCGAGGGGCATGGCAAGGTCTACATCTACCACAGCAGCgctgaggggctgcagaacAAACCCCGGCAGGTAACGGCCCCATGGGGACCCTCTCACCAGGGTGTCAGGGCTCTGAATCCAGGGCTCTGGACCCCCTCACTGGAGTGTCAGGGCTCCAGATATGCCCCAACCATCCCATGCTCCAGGATGGGATGCAGCAGGTCAATCCCTGGATCCATGGGGCTGGTGATCAATGGGTGACAGTAACACCCCCTTGTCCCCTCCAATCCAGGTGATCAGCGGGTCAGACCTGGGCCCCACCAAAATAAAGACTTTTGGGTACTCTCTGAGTGGGGGGATGGACATGGATGAGAATTCCTACCCGGATCTCCTGGTGGGCAGCTTGAACGAGCGGATCATCCTGCTCAGGTACAGGAGCAGGGTGTCAGGTACAGGGACAGGTGTCTTGCACCCCCTGCcactcccaggggtgggcaCAACAGGGGAACTCAGCTGAAATCCATCTCTGCCCAGAGCTCGCCCCGTGATCAACATCCTGGACAAGGTCTTCACGGTGACCCCCAGCAAGGTGGACCCTGCACAGTGCACCCCGAAGTCCTGGTGAGCCTCCCGGGCCCCCCAGTACCACCTGTGCTGCTCATGGCACACCTGGCTCCTCTCACAGCCCCTTTGCCCCCCCAGCATCACGGTGACCCTCTGCTTCTCCTACAACCAGAGCGCAGGAGACCCCAACTACAAGGAGAGGATCAGTGagtgctgggggtgcaggggagGGATTGTGTCCCGAGTGCTCGTGCAGAGGGGTGAGCACAGACAGGACATGTGTGTTCAGGGGAGAACACACACACCTGTGGGGATGTACAGGTGTGTGTTGGCGGCACACGTGTGTAACACCCttgccctgctctccccacagccctggagtACACACTGGAGGCTGACAAGGACCGGCACCCACCCAGGGTCAGGTTTGCAGGGTCTCAATCTGCCACCTACACCGGGCACTTCTCCATGCCCGACACGCGCTGTCAGAAccaggagctcctgctgctggtgagtgtgtgagtgtgcacgtgtgtgcgtgtgtgcacgtgtgtgcgtgtgtgcacgtgtgtgtgcacatgtgtgtgagtgcacatgtgtgtgcgtgtgtgcacgtgtgtgtgcacatgtgtgtgagtgcacatgtgtgtgcgtgtgtgcacgtgtgtgtgcacatgtgtgtgagtgcacatgtgtgtgcgtgtgtgcatgtgtgtgtgcacatgtatgTGTGAGTGTGCACGTATGTGTGAGTGTGCGCATGTGTGTgagtgcacatgtgtgtgtgagtgcacatgtgtgtgcgtgtgtgcacgtgtgtgtgcacatgtgtgtgagtgcacatgtgtgtgcgtgtgtgcacgtgtgtgtgcacatgtgtgtgtgagtgtgcacatgtgtgtgagTGCACATGTGCGTgcgtgtgtgcacgtgtgtgtgcacatgtatgtgtgagtgtgcatgtgtgtgagtGCACGTGTGTGAGCGTGCACGTGTGTGTGAGTGCACGTGTGTGTGagtgcacgtgtgtgtgtgcatgtgtgtgagtGCACATGTGTGGGATTGTGgaagtgcatgtgtgtgtggggagtgtgcgtgtgtgcatgtgtgagtGTGCATGAATGTGTGTGTCTGCACACATGTATGTGTGAGTGCACATGTGTGCACACGTGTGAGTTTGAGTGCACATGTGTGGAGGAGTGCACATGTATGTGTGAGtacacgtgtgtgtgtctgtgtgcaccATGGGTTGCTCTGCACATGGAGGTGGAGCTGGGGGACTGGCTCCTGGGAGATGATGAGAATGGCAGTCAGAAAAATAGGGAAAtccctcccttcttttcccttcccctttctccccACTCCATTCCTTCTCTacatccctccttccctcccttcttccatttcctcccttcctcctgtgATGAGTTTGTTGTGTCTcagagcaggctgtgggcaggaaGGGGTACCCCAGAAgtgcctgggagctgcctggctgtggtTGGAGCTGGAGTAGGGGGCCAGGGAGAGATCTGTGAGGGGCTTTTTGTGTTTCCCGCCACCCCTCAGGACAACATCCGGGACAAGCTGCATCCCATCATGCTCTCCATGAACTACTCGCTGCAGGAGAAGCCCAGAACATTCCAGCTGGGTCCCCACTCCCTCGACTCCTTCCCCGTCCTCAACCAGGACCAGACCCATGAGAATGAGACCAAGGTGTGCCGGCAGGGAGGGACAtgctggggtgtcctgggggtcACAGGCACTcacagggacatccctgtccctccagaTCGAGTTCCAGAAGGAATGTGGCTCTGACAACAAGTGCTACAGCAACctccagctccagagcagcttCGTCACCGACCAGaaccagcccctgcccaggtgaCAGCAGATCCCTCCATGTCCCCACCCACCCTGGGAGGGGTCTCCATGCCGTTGGGATGTGCTGAGCTCCCTGTCCTTTGCACAGGTTGAACGGGACCCAGGTGCTGCAGTACAGCCGGGACGTGAGGAAGCTCTACCTGAGCATCAACATCACCAACATTCCCACCACCCCCAGCAACGGCGAGGATGCCCACGAGGCCCTGCTCAACGTCACGGTGCCCCCCAGCCTGCTGCCCTCCTCTGTCCGCCCGGTATGTGGGGCTGACCCCAGCCCTCCCCAAGAGCAGGATCAAGGTGGGCTTTGCCAGGATGTTCCTCACCCTCTTCCCATCCCCAGAGCGGAGCCTGCACGTTTGGGGAGACGGTGCTGTGCGAGCTGGGAAACCCTTTTAAGAGGAACCAGAGGGTGAGTGCTCCACCCCATTCACCCCCCCAGCCCTTTCTGGGGGCTCAGCAGGCAGGTGGGAGTCTCCACATCCCCTCtgtgtgcaggcagagctgatcATCACCTTCGAGGCCATTGGGATCATGCTGGACACGCGGGAGGTGTTGGTGTGGCTGGATCTGTCCACGTGAGTGGGAATGGGCTGGGAAGAGCATGGGCAGGATGGAGAccccctgctccccctgggAGGGCGGGGGGCTGTTGGGACGTGGGAGATGCTGATCTTGGTGCCTTGGCAGGCAGAGCACCCAGGAGGACCTGCAGCCCGTGCTGGCCAAGCTGCTGGTGGACTACAGCATTCAGTCCTCACTGAGCATGTGAGTGCAGCCAGGGTGTCCCCCCACTCCTTGGTGCGCCCCTcacccctctgtgtcccctccatcccttggcATCCTCCCCACCCCTCCATTTCAACTGCACGCTCCATCTGCCCCACCTGAGTTTGGCTGTGTCAGGAGTGTCCCCCATGCCATTCCTGTTCCCTATTCCATTCCCAGAGCCTCCTCCCATGTCCAGTCGTACTTCAGCGGGGTGGTGGTGGGTGAGTCGGCcatgcagcaggagcaggatgtgGGCAGCCCCCTCAGCTTTGACTTCCAGGTGAGCAGAGGGTGGCTGGTGCCAGAGGAGGGTGGATTTGGGAGTGCTGGTCTCAAtctcccactctgctctgcaggtgaCCACCAAGGGTGAgtccctgggcaccctgggcaCCATCCTGCTGGGGTTTGAGTGGCCCTACGAGATCCCCAATGGCAAATGGCTCCTCTACCCCACCGAGATCCTTGTCAATGGCAATGAGACCTGCCAGCCCCCCGGAGGGGTCATCAACCCCCTCAACCTCACTGTGAGTCACGTGGTCCCCGCTGCTTGCAgggatgtgtccctgccctgctccatgGGTTCTTCCAGCCCCACAAAGCTGCCTGGGCTCTGATGAGGCTCATGTgccccctgcagctcctggaggacCAGGCTCCATCCCGGCAGAGACGGGAGCTGGAGCCCCCTGAGCCGGCAGAGCCCCCCATCACCCTGGCCACTGCCAAGAAAGCCAGGTCGGAGGTGGTGCTGGTGAGTAGGGGGTGAGGGTGGTCCAGCAGCACATTCCCCCCATCAGAACCAGTTTCCACTGCTTCTTGGCACCAGTGTGGTGCTCTGGGGACTCAGTGCCTCCCTGACTCGCTTGTGTctctcagagctgctccaaggGCACTGCGCGCTGTGTGTGGTTCGAGTGCCCCCTGCTCCACTCCCAGCACCCCAACACCTTCACCCTGCGTGCCCGTGTCTGGAACAGCACCTTCATCGAGGTCAGTGCCTGGGAGGCTACAGAGGGGGTCAGGCCTGGGCTGATCCCTTGGGGATGGTGTTCAACAGGGCACTGAGTTTGCCAGGTCTCAGCTCAGAAGATGATTCCCATCCATGTGTGTTTCCCTCCATCATCTGTGTCCCTGAACCTCCATCATCCCTGTCCTTCTCCCCAATCATCCATGTGCCCCCTTCCATCATCCATGTCCCTCCACCATCCTTGTGTACCTCCCCACACCATCCATGCATCCCCCCTATGTCTGTGTCCCCCAATAATCTGTGTCCCACACTCCATCATCCATATCCCACATAGTCATCCATATCCCACATTGTCATCCATATTATTCCCCTCCCTCATCCATGTGTTCCCCTCTCTGTCATCCATGTATCCCCCATCCATCATTCATGTGTGTCCCTTCCCTCCATCATCCATGTGTCCCCTGATCATCCATGTCCACCCCCAATCATCCATTTCCCCTCTTCCAtcatccctgtgtcccccatCCATCATCTATGTGTGTCCCTCTCCATTATCCATGTGTCCTGGCCATCCATGTCCCTTCTCCATCATCCATgtgtccccccacccctcaTCCATGTGTGTCCCCTCTCTGTCACCCATATATCTTCTCTCTGTCACctgtgtcccctctctgtcACCCATGTCCCAGGAGTTCCATGACTTTGACCGGGTGAAGGTGACGGGCACAGCGACGCT is part of the Pithys albifrons albifrons isolate INPA30051 chromosome 25, PitAlb_v1, whole genome shotgun sequence genome and encodes:
- the ITGA3 gene encoding integrin alpha-3 isoform X2 — encoded protein: MARRRRPLLLLPLPPPLPGLLLGLGPVLLGAAAAFNLDRTFPVVKEGPAGALFGFSVALHRQTERRERSLLLVGAPRDAEPVNGTRTGAVYACPLTASTRDCQRLDIELKDEPDKAIIDDMWLGVTVASQRQPAGRVLACAHRYTKVLWSGSEDQRRMVGRCYVRGNDLRLDLSDEWQTYHHEMCNANTDTDETGMCQMGTSAGFTANIIYFGAPGAYNWQGTDYMLQREMWDLHDFSYPNKRNGNIYIGYTAEVGSAVLQQDTVTMVTGAPRYNHTGAVYLLSHSPQQSLRRNLLLPGPQVGSYFGSAIALADLNSDGWQDLVVGAPYYFERKQEVGGAVYVYMNEVGDFQLHPSLILTGPSYSGFGFAVASIGDVNQDGFQDIAVGAPFEGHGKVYIYHSSAEGLQNKPRQVISGSDLGPTKIKTFGYSLSGGMDMDENSYPDLLVGSLNERIILLRARPVINILDKVFTVTPSKVDPAQCTPKSCITVTLCFSYNQSAGDPNYKERITLEYTLEADKDRHPPRVRFAGSQSATYTGHFSMPDTRCQNQELLLLDNIRDKLHPIMLSMNYSLQEKPRTFQLGPHSLDSFPVLNQDQTHENETKIEFQKECGSDNKCYSNLQLQSSFVTDQNQPLPRLNGTQVLQYSRDVRKLYLSINITNIPTTPSNGEDAHEALLNVTVPPSLLPSSVRPSGACTFGETVLCELGNPFKRNQRAELIITFEAIGIMLDTREVLVWLDLSTQSTQEDLQPVLAKLLVDYSIQSSLSIASSHVQSYFSGVVVGESAMQQEQDVGSPLSFDFQVTTKGESLGTLGTILLGFEWPYEIPNGKWLLYPTEILVNGNETCQPPGGVINPLNLTLLEDQAPSRQRRELEPPEPAEPPITLATAKKARSEVVLSCSKGTARCVWFECPLLHSQHPNTFTLRARVWNSTFIEEFHDFDRVKVTGTATLFLRSHVPTITMRNHTVRFSVDVDSELQEEQPAEIALWLVLVAVAAGLLLLGIIILLLWKCGFFRRANTRAMYEAKGQKAEMRIQPSETERLTDDY
- the ITGA3 gene encoding integrin alpha-3 isoform X1, which codes for MARRRRPLLLLPLPPPLPGLLLGLGPVLLGAAAAFNLDRTFPVVKEGPAGALFGFSVALHRQTERRERSLLLVGAPRDAEPVNGTRTGAVYACPLTASTRDCQRLDIELKDEPDKAIIDDMWLGVTVASQRQPAGRVLACAHRYTKVLWSGSEDQRRMVGRCYVRGNDLRLDLSDEWQTYHHEMCNANTDTDETGMCQMGTSAGFTANIIYFGAPGAYNWQGTDYMLQREMWDLHDFSYPNKRNGNIYIGYTAEVGSAVLQQDTVTMVTGAPRYNHTGAVYLLSHSPQQSLRRNLLLPGPQVGSYFGSAIALADLNSDGWQDLVVGAPYYFERKQEVGGAVYVYMNEVGDFQLHPSLILTGPSYSGFGFAVASIGDVNQDGFQDIAVGAPFEGHGKVYIYHSSAEGLQNKPRQVISGSDLGPTKIKTFGYSLSGGMDMDENSYPDLLVGSLNERIILLRARPVINILDKVFTVTPSKVDPAQCTPKSCITVTLCFSYNQSAGDPNYKERITLEYTLEADKDRHPPRVRFAGSQSATYTGHFSMPDTRCQNQELLLLDNIRDKLHPIMLSMNYSLQEKPRTFQLGPHSLDSFPVLNQDQTHENETKIEFQKECGSDNKCYSNLQLQSSFVTDQNQPLPRLNGTQVLQYSRDVRKLYLSINITNIPTTPSNGEDAHEALLNVTVPPSLLPSSVRPSGACTFGETVLCELGNPFKRNQRAELIITFEAIGIMLDTREVLVWLDLSTQSTQEDLQPVLAKLLVDYSIQSSLSIASSHVQSYFSGVVVGESAMQQEQDVGSPLSFDFQVTTKGESLGTLGTILLGFEWPYEIPNGKWLLYPTEILVNGNETCQPPGGVINPLNLTLLEDQAPSRQRRELEPPEPAEPPITLATAKKARSEVVLSCSKGTARCVWFECPLLHSQHPNTFTLRARVWNSTFIEEFHDFDRVKVTGTATLFLRSHVPTITMRNHTVRFSVDVDSELQEEQPAEIALWLVLVAVAAGLLLLGIIILLLWKCDFFQRTRYYRIMPKYHAVRIRQEQRYPPGALLPRRRKKHWVTKWQEPEKYY